A stretch of DNA from Flavivirga spongiicola:
ACCTGAGAAAATTATTAAATTACTACTCTAAGGAATTTTATAAAAATAGATTAATTTAGTGAGTTAAACCTAATTGAACTCAAGGAATTAACATAAAAACCATAATAGTCATTCCTGTTAAAATAAGTAGTAGCATCTCTTTACGAATTGTAATCATAGCTTTGCGTATTTGACTTTCAACAGTACTCACCGATACGTTACGCATTACGGCTATTTCCTTGTACTTGTAATTTTTTAATTTGCTAAGTATAAAAATCTCTTTACGCTTTGGAGGGAGTTGTTCTATGATTTTTTCGATGGCTATTAACCTTGCTTCTTTGCGATCTTCTCCAAGTCCTTCAAGCTCGACAATTGCCTCCATATGTAATTCATTCAATAATAACTGTTTTCGTATATTCTTTTTAGAAAGGTTAATAAATTTATTATAAACAGACCGGTATAAATAATTATTTAATGATGAATTGATATTTAATTTATCTCTTTTTACCCATATATCA
This window harbors:
- a CDS encoding RNA polymerase sigma factor codes for the protein MSFNLHSKDIIIAVKNGNHDAYSHLYRTYYDKLCKYIYSLTLDYKQAEDVVQDTLIDIWVKRDKLNINSSLNNYLYRSVYNKFINLSKKNIRKQLLLNELHMEAIVELEGLGEDRKEARLIAIEKIIEQLPPKRKEIFILSKLKNYKYKEIAVMRNVSVSTVESQIRKAMITIRKEMLLLILTGMTIMVFMLIP